TCGATACAGTTTCCCGTATATCAGTTTTCAAGACTGACGCCTTAAACCGCTCGGCCACCCTTCCTCTTCTCTTATTTTATGAAATTTTGAAAGACCTGTCTGCACTTTCTATTTTTGCATGTTCCTAAACTGCTATAATTTATAAAGAGGCTTGTATATGGCAGAAAGGACTATTGTCTATCGTTTCAAAGAAGGTTTGTATATTAATTTAACAAACCGGTGCCCGAATTTGTGTGTTTTCTGTATTAAAACAAAATGGCATATGCAATTTGATGGGCATAATTTGGATTTGGCCGGTCAAGAACCTACCGCGCAGGAAGTATTAATCGCTTTGGAAAAAGAGATAACGAAGGCCCCGGTCAAGGAAGTAGTTTTTTGCGGGTATGGGGAATGTACCATGCGTTTAGACACCTTGGTGGAAATCGGGCGTAGCTTGAAACAAGCCCAACAACAAGGTAAATACCCGGCTTTTCCCATTCGCTTAAACACCAACGGACTGGGCAATTTAATCAATAAGCGTAACATTGTACCGGAGTTGAAACAAGCGGTAGACATCATTTGTGTCAGCCTCAATGCGGAAAATGAAACCTTGTGGCGCCAACTGGTTCGTCCGGCACCCGGATATGAAAACGGTTTCCCGGCAGTATTGGATTTTATACATTTATGTTCCCAAGCCGGTTTTACACGGGTAACGGCCAGCTGTGTGGAAAACACGGGGGCCAATCCGCAAGCCGTACAGGCGTTAGCCTGCCAATATGGGGCCCAGTTTAATGAAAGGGAGTTTTTGGATGAACAATAAAAAACCCGGAACTCTATTTGCTTTTTTGTTGTTGATATTGTGTGGCGTACTCACGTGGTTTTTTGTCGTGGCGGAGGATTTTTACGATTATACAGCCGGTTCTGTAGAGAGTGCCGCCTCTTCGGTGCCACTCGATAAAGACGATTTAACCAAACTAACCACCCCCACGCAGGAAAAGTTAAATACAGAAATCAAATTCCGCAATTTTTTTATTACTGTCCCCGGGGCTAAAAAGGTAGAGTTGCAAGCTGATTTTAACGGATGGGGAAAAGTGCCGCTTGTCTTAAAATCCTATGCGCGAGGCTATTTTGAAATTTCACTGGCTTTGGCGAGCGGTGAATATAAATATGTCTTTGTGGTGGACGGAAAAGATGTTTTAGACCCCAGTAATTTAGACCGCGTAGAAGAAAACGGGCGGATGGTATGCATCAAAACAGTCAAGTAAAAAATTCATGGGTTCTTAGCTCTTCCTCTCCTGCTCAAACACAAGCCTTAGCACAACGTTTCGCGGCTTTATTGCAGGGCGGGGAGATTATCTTTTTGCGGGGGCCCATCGGGGCAGGAAAAACCATTTTTGTAAAGGGAATTGCCCAAGCATTGGGTTTGAAAAGTTCCCCTACTAGCGCCAGTTTCAGCCTGATGAAACGATACCAAAATCGCCAATATACCTTGTTCCATATTGACCTTTTTCGCTTGACGGAAGGAGAGGTGTTTAATTTGGGATTTGAAGAGATGTTGGAGGATGAAAAAGCCATTATTCTGGCGGAGTGGCCGGACCCGCTGGCACACATGATGCCGGCAGATCGTTTGGAAATGACTTTTACGTTAACCGGTGGGGATAGTCGTCAAATTACCTTGCAAGCACACGGAACGGTTTCTCAGAATTTAGCGGAGCATATATGCAAAACAAACAACCTGTCATTTTAGCAATGGATAGCTCTAATCCTCTGTTATTGTTAGGAATAAAAAAAGGGGAGAAAATCTATAAATCCCAGCGACGCGGAATTAAGCAGGAACAATTTTTCCTGCCTGCCTTACAAAAATTGTTGGCTAAGGCAGATGCTTCTTTACCGGATATTAAACATATCTTTTTTGTACGCGGTCCGGGCCGGTTTACGGGAATTCGTATCTCGCTTACTTTTGCTTCCATGATGCAGGCTCTGAATGGGGCACGGGTATCCAGTGCTACTATTTTTGAAATTTTACAGACCCAAGTACATCATTCGCAGGCCTTTATTCGTTGGCAGCAGGACCATCCGCAAGGGATATTAGCCGTTGTGTTACACGCTTTTCGGGAAGAGTATTTTTTGCAACTTTTTAATTCGGAAAATGCTACCCCCATGTGGCTATCCAAAGAAGAATTATTAAATCAGTTGGCTAAACAAACGGCCCCCTTATATGTGGCGGGTATGGACAAGGAAGGACAATCCTTACAAACTTTGTTAGGAGATAAATACCGTTTGGCTCCCCTAGTAGATAGTCATATTCGCGTGCAAACTCTGCTTGAAATGGCCGCTAATCCTGTGTATGAGAAAAACGCATTAGAGCCGTTGTACTTAAAACCGGCGCGTTTTGAGTTGGGACAGTGAATATACGTTTAGCCGTCAGAACCGATGCTCCTGCTTTGGCTGTCTTGGAACAGCGACAACCGCGTGCAGCTGGTTGGGGAGAACATGGTTTTAGAACGGAATTAGAGCAACCGGCGGCGCGCATTTGGTGTGCAGAAGATGGGCAAATTATAGGATTTGTAGCCGTACGCCTGGCGGCCGGTCAATGTGAAATTTTGAACGTGGCGGTTGATCCGCAATACACGAAACAAGGCATAGGTTACGCCCTTTTGCAACGCGCATTGGCTGATTTGCAGGCGTGTGGAACGGAGCAAGTAAGTTTAGAGGCTGCCCAAGATAACACTGCGGCCAATGCCTTATACGCGAAAGCCGGATTTGCGATGTGGGGCCAACGAAAGGATTTTTACGGACAGGGGAAAGACGCTTGGATATGGGGAAAAAAATTTTAATTACATTGCTGAGTTTTGGCCTGGTAACGGTAGGTGCTTGTTTGTTGGCTAAAGAGTTGCCCGTAAGCAAGCAAGGCCGGCAGGAAGCGGCTTTGTATTTGGAAATGTTGCAAGGATTTTTGGCCGAAAATGATCAGAGACAAGAAGGTTGCTCTCATTATCAAAAAGCACTTTCTTATTCGCCGGACAATAAATATATTAAGCGACAGCTTTTGGTGTGTGCCATGGAGAAAAACGAGCTGGAGCAAGCGGCCCAATATGCTGATTTTATAAATCAGGAACCTAACGAAGCAGATGATTTCTCTGTATATGCTTTTTATCAATGGCGTCGCGGAGAGATAGCCAGTGCGCAAGAATACTACCAAAAAGCTTTACAACTGGCTCCGGATGATTCCCGTGCTTTATATCAATATGTGGTGTTGGTCAGCTCATTAGATTTAGACCGTGCGGTGGCTTTATTACAAGGGGCGAAATCTTCTTTGCCGGATCTTTCTGCCGCTTTAGATTATGAGACGGGCAATTTGTATCGTCAACATAAAAATTGGCAACAGGCTTTGAATTATTACCAGCGGGCATTGGATCAACAACCACGCTACGTAGAAGCGCGTTTGGCGCGGGCAGAAATTTTTGAAAAACTTTCCCGATATTTTTTAATGATGCATGAATTTGAAGAGTTAGAAAAAATAGGCTATCATAATGCGCAAATGTTCTCTCGTATGGGATCTTTTTACGTACTGGTAAAAGATGAAAAACGTGCCAAAAGTTATTTTTTGAAGGCGAAAGAGGAAGATTTTTCAGAGAATATAGCGGGCTACTTTTTAGCGGTATTTGCCGAGCAAGAGGGAGATTTTTTGCAGGCGGCGAAATACTTACAAGAAACGGCCGATTATCCGAAAAATGCGGCGCGATGGCTACAAGTGAGCTTTTATCAGCAACAAGTCGGAGAGGAACAACAAGCCTTAAAAACATTAGAGCAAGCCTATCAGCGTTTTCCTCAAAATGTAGAAATAGGATATTTTTACGGACTACTCTTACAAGATGAAAAGCAATATAGTCGTTCGGCCAAGGTGCTCAAGGGTGTGTTAGTTACCAATCCCGATTATGAAAATGCCCGCTTAGCCTATGCCTTTGCTTTAGATGGATGTAAAAAGTACAAACAAATGGAAGAGCAAGTCCGTTTGATTTTAGCTAAAAATCCACAACACCCGGCAGCGAATAATTTGCTAGGGTTTAGTTTGGCAGACCGAAATACGCGCTTGGAAGAGGCCGAGCAGTTGGTTACGAAAGCCGTGACGGCTGTTCCTACGGATCGGTCTTATATAGATTCATTGGCGTGGGTATATTACCGACAGCATAAATATCCACAGGCTTTACAATTATTAAATAGTTTAGATGAAGAATTTATTTTGGAAAATCCGGACGCAGCTTATCACTTAGGCGCTGTCTATGCGGCCCTGGGGGAAAACGAAAAGGCGATATTTTATTTGCAACAGGCGGCCGCTACTCAAAAACCCGCCGCTAAATTATTGCGTCAGCTCAAGAAGAAATAAGAGAAGGAATATGAACCATTTAACCAATATATCAATAGTACCTTTATTGGCAGACCGCATTGTTTTGTGTGCTGCGGGACAAACCAAAGAGAAAGTATTATCTCAACTAGTAAAATTAATTTGTCGTGCGGTACCTAGTTTAGATGCTTCTTCCCTGCAAAAGCAACTTTTGCAACGCGAGCAAACGATGTCTACTACTTTAGATACAGGACTAAGCATTCCTCATATACGTGTTGACGAGGTGGAACAAGTGACGGCCGCTTTAGCCATTTTGCCCGAAGCATTGCCCGATACAAACGGCAAACAGATTAAAGCCATGTTTTTATTTTTATCTCCAAACCGGCCGGCCTTTTTTCAACAACATCTACAATTACTGGCTCATTTAGCCGAAACTTTTACGCCGGAGTTGTTAACTCGTTTGTCTTGTCTAGTCACTACGCAGGAAGTATTAGAAGAATTGGGAAAAAAGCAATAAGTTGTATAAATGCTATAATACGAATATGAAATATAAAGTGGTAAAATACGGCGACCCTATTTTGCGCCAGAAATTAAAACCAACCGATTTTTCCGTACTGGCTCCTATCTTGCCGCAATTGCTGGCGGATATGGAAGAGACCTGCTTGGCGGTGCACGGTGTGGGGTTGGCGGCCAATCAAATTGGGTTGGATTACCGCTTGGCTTTGATTTTAATTCCCGAATCTGAGAGAAAGAACGCTCCGTTAAAACGAGTGGTAATTATTAATCCGGAGTTTGTGGAAAAACAGGGCGAAGTGGTAGAGGAAGAAGGTTGTTTATCTTTACCCGGTCTGTGGGTGGAAGTTCCGCGTGCTACAGATGTAACGATTACGTGCCTCAATGAACAAGGCCAACGCGTGAAAATCCGCGCCCGCGGTTTACTAGCTAAAGCCATTCAGCATGAAATGGATCACTTAGAAGGACATTTGTTTATTGATCATGCAGATCCTGCATTAAAACCTGCTATTAAAAAAGAACTCAAAAAGTTACGTCCTACTTGGGATTAGTTCTTCCGTTTCACGTTTTTAATTTACCAAAACAAAAACCACCTCGCGGTGGTTTTCTATTTTTGCAAAATGGTCGGGCAATAGAATTTGCACCAGTTGCAGATTTTTCAAAAAAAATCCTTTGAATCTAGACGCAGACAAGGAAGTGTGTACTGTAAAAGGCCGGAGGCCGAGGTACCCGACCGAGTCTGCAACAACGAGTCAAAGGATTTTAGATGAAAAAATGGTCGGGGCGGCGGGATTCGAACCCACGACCTCACGGTCCCGAACCGTGCGCGCTACCAACTGCGCTACGCCCCGTAAAACAACTTTACTGCTTAGTAACAAATCTAAATGGTCGGGGAAGCGGGAATCGAACCCGCGGTCTCTCGCACCCCAAGCGAGCACTCTACCACTGAGCCATTCCCCGATAGATTGTCAAAATGTTTACGGCTACAAGTTGTGCCGTACTTATATTTTAGCATTCTTTGAGGATTTGTGAAAGAGTTTCTTTTATTTCTGTCAGAAATTTCACATCTACGGTGTTGGCTTTTTCACCGTATTTCAAACCATGTTTGGAGAGTTGCTTCTTGGCCCCTTCCAAGGTAAGTTTGTGCTTATAGATCAAATCTTTAATTTTGAGAATGGAATAAACATCTTCCTTGGTATAACGGCGATGTCCGCTCTCAAGCCGAATCGGTTTAATTAAGCCAAATTCCGCTTCCCAGTAGCGTATAGAATACTCCGGCACGCCGGTGATGCGTTTGACGTCACCGATGCTAAAGTAATCTTTCTGTTCAATTTCTTCCAAACTCATATAGATATTATAGCAAAACCAAGTTATGAATCTTGTAAATAACTCTATTTGTTGTTTCTTCTTTTGTCGTTTTTCGTTACTCTACCCACCGTCATCTCATCTTAGTATCCCTTGTCATCCCGCAATGTTGTAGTGCGGGATAGGGTCTCGCAATAACGTTATACTCCAAAATTTGAAGATCTTCCGGCTCAAGAATAAATACCGTAGATTATTATAAAACACAAAACACCCCGCTTGCTACTTTCAAGCGGGGCGCTTTTAATGCTTCTTTCTGCAATAGTTATCCGGCGGGCCATAAAAAGCGTCTGCCGGCCATTAAGTGAAAGTGTAAATGGTCCACACTTTGTCCGGCGCCTTTGCCGTTATTAGTTACCAGACGGAAATCCGGTAAATTGTATTTCTTAGCCAAATCACGTGCGGCCAGTAATACTTTACCCAAGAGTTCCGCGTCGCCGTCTTGCGCTTCTGCCAAGCGGCTGATGTGTTTTTTGGGGATGATTAGTAAATGCGTGGGGGCTTGCGGATTTAAATCCTTAAAAGCGACCACGTCGTCATTCTCGTACACGAGCTGACTTTTTACTTCCCCGCTTACAATTGCGCAAAATATACAGTTCATAAATAGTATTATATAAAAAGGATGTGCCAAAAACATATTCTTGTTAGAAAAGCAGTTAGAGGGGGCCCTATGAAAAAATATATCTTGTTGTGCGGTTGTTGTTTGCTGACTGCATGTGCCGGTTTGTTAGGGGAAACAGACGGCTACAAAATGAATACCTTACGGCAAACGCCGTATTATTTGACCACCGAGGCCGAACAAGTGGAAGATACTTGTCCGGGAAATGATATTCTCAAGCAATACACTTGTACAAAAGATATGCCGGACGGCATGAGATGCTTTGATGCCTATATGGTACAGGGTAGTCCTGCCCCGGAGCAACGTTATACATTATTGCAAGAGAAAGTGGAAAAACAAACTGTTTCCGCTCAACCTGAGTGTCCGGCCAACATGCAACCCAATTGCCAATCCTTTTTACAGGCCTTGCAAGATAATTTGGAATTTTCATGGTATTTAGTCAATTTTCCATCTTCCTCTTTTGAAAAATGTCGGGAAACGTATGACTGTAAACGGATTGACTGTTACTTGCCGGATCATACGACCGGGCCGGAGCCGTCAGCCACTTTGGTTTCCTGTGTGTTCAAACGAAATCAATTGTTTTTTGTCGGCTCGGAAGTGACGTGCCGCAGAAAATTTCAATAATTTTGCCTTGCAAGAGTGTTGTGAATTTATTAGCATATAACAAACGGCGTGTTAAGCTGTGTTTACGTGTGAGGAGCGACTATGGGGAGCCATCTGTTTTCCATGTTTTCTAAAGAAAATCAATTGCCTGAGAAAAT
This genomic stretch from Elusimicrobiaceae bacterium harbors:
- a CDS encoding TatD family nuclease-associated radical SAM protein, with protein sequence MAERTIVYRFKEGLYINLTNRCPNLCVFCIKTKWHMQFDGHNLDLAGQEPTAQEVLIALEKEITKAPVKEVVFCGYGECTMRLDTLVEIGRSLKQAQQQGKYPAFPIRLNTNGLGNLINKRNIVPELKQAVDIICVSLNAENETLWRQLVRPAPGYENGFPAVLDFIHLCSQAGFTRVTASCVENTGANPQAVQALACQYGAQFNEREFLDEQ
- a CDS encoding glycogen-binding domain-containing protein encodes the protein MNNKKPGTLFAFLLLILCGVLTWFFVVAEDFYDYTAGSVESAASSVPLDKDDLTKLTTPTQEKLNTEIKFRNFFITVPGAKKVELQADFNGWGKVPLVLKSYARGYFEISLALASGEYKYVFVVDGKDVLDPSNLDRVEENGRMVCIKTVK
- the tsaE gene encoding tRNA (adenosine(37)-N6)-threonylcarbamoyltransferase complex ATPase subunit type 1 TsaE, whose amino-acid sequence is MHQNSQVKNSWVLSSSSPAQTQALAQRFAALLQGGEIIFLRGPIGAGKTIFVKGIAQALGLKSSPTSASFSLMKRYQNRQYTLFHIDLFRLTEGEVFNLGFEEMLEDEKAIILAEWPDPLAHMMPADRLEMTFTLTGGDSRQITLQAHGTVSQNLAEHICKTNNLSF
- the tsaB gene encoding tRNA (adenosine(37)-N6)-threonylcarbamoyltransferase complex dimerization subunit type 1 TsaB; protein product: MQNKQPVILAMDSSNPLLLLGIKKGEKIYKSQRRGIKQEQFFLPALQKLLAKADASLPDIKHIFFVRGPGRFTGIRISLTFASMMQALNGARVSSATIFEILQTQVHHSQAFIRWQQDHPQGILAVVLHAFREEYFLQLFNSENATPMWLSKEELLNQLAKQTAPLYVAGMDKEGQSLQTLLGDKYRLAPLVDSHIRVQTLLEMAANPVYEKNALEPLYLKPARFELGQ
- the rimI gene encoding ribosomal protein S18-alanine N-acetyltransferase, which encodes MNIRLAVRTDAPALAVLEQRQPRAAGWGEHGFRTELEQPAARIWCAEDGQIIGFVAVRLAAGQCEILNVAVDPQYTKQGIGYALLQRALADLQACGTEQVSLEAAQDNTAANALYAKAGFAMWGQRKDFYGQGKDAWIWGKKF
- a CDS encoding tetratricopeptide repeat protein, which encodes MGKKILITLLSFGLVTVGACLLAKELPVSKQGRQEAALYLEMLQGFLAENDQRQEGCSHYQKALSYSPDNKYIKRQLLVCAMEKNELEQAAQYADFINQEPNEADDFSVYAFYQWRRGEIASAQEYYQKALQLAPDDSRALYQYVVLVSSLDLDRAVALLQGAKSSLPDLSAALDYETGNLYRQHKNWQQALNYYQRALDQQPRYVEARLARAEIFEKLSRYFLMMHEFEELEKIGYHNAQMFSRMGSFYVLVKDEKRAKSYFLKAKEEDFSENIAGYFLAVFAEQEGDFLQAAKYLQETADYPKNAARWLQVSFYQQQVGEEQQALKTLEQAYQRFPQNVEIGYFYGLLLQDEKQYSRSAKVLKGVLVTNPDYENARLAYAFALDGCKKYKQMEEQVRLILAKNPQHPAANNLLGFSLADRNTRLEEAEQLVTKAVTAVPTDRSYIDSLAWVYYRQHKYPQALQLLNSLDEEFILENPDAAYHLGAVYAALGENEKAIFYLQQAAATQKPAAKLLRQLKKK
- a CDS encoding PTS sugar transporter subunit IIA; the protein is MNHLTNISIVPLLADRIVLCAAGQTKEKVLSQLVKLICRAVPSLDASSLQKQLLQREQTMSTTLDTGLSIPHIRVDEVEQVTAALAILPEALPDTNGKQIKAMFLFLSPNRPAFFQQHLQLLAHLAETFTPELLTRLSCLVTTQEVLEELGKKQ
- the def gene encoding peptide deformylase, producing MKYKVVKYGDPILRQKLKPTDFSVLAPILPQLLADMEETCLAVHGVGLAANQIGLDYRLALILIPESERKNAPLKRVVIINPEFVEKQGEVVEEEGCLSLPGLWVEVPRATDVTITCLNEQGQRVKIRARGLLAKAIQHEMDHLEGHLFIDHADPALKPAIKKELKKLRPTWD
- a CDS encoding MerR family transcriptional regulator — its product is MSLEEIEQKDYFSIGDVKRITGVPEYSIRYWEAEFGLIKPIRLESGHRRYTKEDVYSILKIKDLIYKHKLTLEGAKKQLSKHGLKYGEKANTVDVKFLTEIKETLSQILKEC
- a CDS encoding histidine triad nucleotide-binding protein, producing the protein MNCIFCAIVSGEVKSQLVYENDDVVAFKDLNPQAPTHLLIIPKKHISRLAEAQDGDAELLGKVLLAARDLAKKYNLPDFRLVTNNGKGAGQSVDHLHFHLMAGRRFLWPAG